DNA from Geobacillus vulcani PSS1:
CAACTCGATGAATTCCGGACTGAGGTTGAGCTCTTTCGCCTTGAAATACGACTCGATCAACAGCTCGTCGGACAAATGTTTCATCGGGGGCGTCCTCCTTTTTGGGATGGAATA
Protein-coding regions in this window:
- the sda gene encoding sporulation histidine kinase inhibitor Sda, producing the protein MKHLSDELLIESYFKAKELNLSPEFIELIEKEIQRRSLTHKIKLSS